A section of the Citrus sinensis cultivar Valencia sweet orange chromosome 8, DVS_A1.0, whole genome shotgun sequence genome encodes:
- the LOC102609909 gene encoding axial regulator YABBY 4-like isoform X2: MLCAMWFLHYHFAGDVPCGSMSMVVTVRCGHCTSLLSVNMMKASFVPLHLLASFSHDDEPKEEFRKEEVQADQKAFKRFSPSILTSSDNEEEDTGSVINHVVSKPPEKRQRAPSAYNRFIK, encoded by the exons ATGCTATGTGCAATGTGGTTTCTGCACTACCATTTTGCTG GTGATGTCCCATGTGGCAGCATGTCAATGGTGGTGACAGTGAGATGTGGCCACTGCACAAGCCTCCTCTCTGTTAACATGATGAAAGCTTCATTTGTTCCTCTTCATCTTCTAGCTTCTTTTAGCCATGATGATGAG CCTAAAGAAGAATTTCGTAAGGAAGAGGTGCAAGCTGATCAGAAGGCCTTCAAGAGATTTAGCCCTTCAATTTTGACCTCTTCTgacaatgaagaagaagacacTGGCAGTGTGATCAATCACGTCGTTAGCAAAC CTCCTGAGAAGAGACAAAGAGCTCCATCAGCTTATAACCGTTTCATCAAGTAA
- the LOC102609909 gene encoding axial regulator YABBY 4-like isoform X1: MYQLVGFVKLFVVGFSKYAGDVPCGSMSMVVTVRCGHCTSLLSVNMMKASFVPLHLLASFSHDDEPKEEFRKEEVQADQKAFKRFSPSILTSSDNEEEDTGSVINHVVSKPPEKRQRAPSAYNRFIK, from the exons atgtaCCAACTTGTtggttttgtaaaattatttgttgttgGATTTTCGAAATATGCAGGTGATGTCCCATGTGGCAGCATGTCAATGGTGGTGACAGTGAGATGTGGCCACTGCACAAGCCTCCTCTCTGTTAACATGATGAAAGCTTCATTTGTTCCTCTTCATCTTCTAGCTTCTTTTAGCCATGATGATGAG CCTAAAGAAGAATTTCGTAAGGAAGAGGTGCAAGCTGATCAGAAGGCCTTCAAGAGATTTAGCCCTTCAATTTTGACCTCTTCTgacaatgaagaagaagacacTGGCAGTGTGATCAATCACGTCGTTAGCAAAC CTCCTGAGAAGAGACAAAGAGCTCCATCAGCTTATAACCGTTTCATCAAGTAA